A segment of the Vagococcus hydrophili genome:
TGAATCCTCAAGCAATTCTTGAACAATTTCTTGGATTTCTAAAACAGATTTCCCTTCATCTAGATGTTTTTCAAATGCCTCAACGATTCGTTCATCAGTGACACCAGATGTTTTATTAGCTCCTTGAATAACAATTAATAATTCGTTGGTTGGTGGTAATTTAAATCCACCATTTCCTCCAATAAACAAGCCCATTAATGATTTATCCAAACGTTTCTCGATTGATAAAATAGAACGTCCATCTAGTCTAAGCTGTAGGTTTAACCCTCCAAAAGTTACTGGTTTTGTATTTGGCATGTTGATTACATTATTCATTTAATTTCCTCCTAAAAAATAAAGGTTAGTCAAAAACGACTAACCTTTTATCTCTTCTTTATTTTGTTTTTTTGTTTCAACAGTCGGAATTTCTTCTTGTTCTTCTGTTTCTGATTTCCCCGCTACTTTTCTTCCTGCGGGAACATTAGGGCGCAGGCGTGAAGTCTGGACCTTCTGAAACCACAATTACCAAGTTAAAACCTAATGCTTGATTGACTTCAACACCATCAAATTTATAAGATGGCTCTCCCTTAAACTCTGATTTAAGCCCATCTGGGAAAGTAATAGTCCAATCCTTAGATTTACCTGCTTTAACTAATGTATGCACATCAGCGAAGTTTTTACCTTGGTAAACGATAGCAAATTCTAAGCTATCAGTATCTTGAATACCTAAAATATACGATTTCTTTTCAGAACCTAAGTGAGTAACCTCAACTTTCTCCGGATCTGTACCTAATGCTGGGATAGACTTTACTGCTGCAATTGGAACGTCTTTTCCATCTTCTTTATATGATAGTACAGTTCCTTTTGATAAAAGCCCTGCAATTTCATCATCTGCAAAACGTTGTAAATTCATTTTTAATACACTTGAGTGTAATTTTAAGTTTTTCATGTTGTTCCTCCTATTTTTCATAAACTATTTTTAATGTGTTATCGACAATAAATTCAGCTTCAAGAATGACTCTTCTTAAATTAGCTGTATTTGCATCTTTATCAGACAAATTAATACGGACATCATTAAAACGTTCTGAAATACGTTTAACAATATCCGTTAGTGACTTATTATGATATAGCTCAATAGTAATATGCCATTGAGTTTGTAGCTCTTTTTGATCAGCATCAACAAAATAAGGCTTTGATGATGTTCTATGAATCGCCGTTGGAAAATCGTTCCAACTTTTTGGATAGTCTGTTTTTACTTGCTTCAAAGTACCATCAGTTTTAAATTCTCCAAGGAGTTGAACAATGACTGCTTTAATATTTACTTGTTCCATTATTTCAATCCTTTCCGAATAGCTTCTGATACATTCCTCTTAACTATTTCATTTGCTAGATTTTCTTCAACGTATTTCAGTGCTGGATATAACCAAGGTCTTGCTGGCTGTCCAGAAGTGAAATAAAATTCAATACCTTGTATTTCTACTTTGGGAATACCATAAAGAACTGTTAAATCTTCAACTGAAGCAGTGACAGGGAAAAACCAAGCTCTTTGAGTGTAAACTGGTGTAATTAATGGTGAAATATCACTCTTATCTGATTTTTCACCATTTGGACCAGTTCCCAACTCTCTAAAAAGCCCTTCTTTTTTATCTGTCCAAACATGACCAACTGGATTACCACTAGAATTTGACTCAACTTCATCTTTAACGCTACCTACTAACTCACCTGAACCATGTTTAATGCTAGATAGATTACCGACAGCTCGACCAGAAACTTCCTGAGTCATTTCATAAACTGCGTTTTCAGTTCCCTTTTTTGTAGCTTCTGTCAGTTTCCCAATTTTAGCTTTTAACCTATCCATACCTCTAATTTCAACACCCATCAGACCACCAACTTTTTAAGTGTGATAATCGAATGATTGTCCCATTCTTGAATAGATTTTATTTCATAATCAGGCTCTTCATTTGGTCCAACTTTATAACAAATACCGTCATTTTCGTTTTGACCTTCTTTTATTTTATCGCCTTCATAATAGCAAGTTTTTATATAAGGTAATTGTTCACCCCATATTTGAGCACTTTCAGAACCACCAGCTGATTGAATATCCATTGATATTTCATCATATTCACTAGAATAAGAAACAATATCGTTATTCTCATCATCTTCTGTGACAATTCTTTTTTTCAGATAAACTTCACTATCCCATTCTTCAAAATCACTCACAGCTTGCTCACCTTACCTTTTCTAAATCTATTAAGATTTTTCTTAATGCTAGAAGGTAATTCATCGCCCGATTTATAAGTAACTGAACGACCACCTTGTGACTTAGAAACAATCAATTCTTTCCCATCAGACTTGTAATCAAGATATGCTAGTTTTCTGATTGCCGACTTCATACCGTCAAGAACATCATCTCGATTACAATAATTTAAAACTTCATCAGTGGCATCAGATAACAGAACAGTTAGTTTTTTGTCCTGTTTATCGTCACTAATGCCAAGACGATCCTTTAACTTATCTAGTTCTGTTATTTCTTTTTCTTCTGCCAACTAAATCAGTCCTTTCAGATTGTCAGCGATAAAATAA
Coding sequences within it:
- a CDS encoding phage tail protein, with the protein product MNLQRFADDEIAGLLSKGTVLSYKEDGKDVPIAAVKSIPALGTDPEKVEVTHLGSEKKSYILGIQDTDSLEFAIVYQGKNFADVHTLVKAGKSKDWTITFPDGLKSEFKGEPSYKFDGVEVNQALGFNLVIVVSEGPDFTPAP
- a CDS encoding phage head-tail connector protein — its product is MAEEKEITELDKLKDRLGISDDKQDKKLTVLLSDATDEVLNYCNRDDVLDGMKSAIRKLAYLDYKSDGKELIVSKSQGGRSVTYKSGDELPSSIKKNLNRFRKGKVSKL
- a CDS encoding HK97 gp10 family phage protein — encoded protein: MDRLKAKIGKLTEATKKGTENAVYEMTQEVSGRAVGNLSSIKHGSGELVGSVKDEVESNSSGNPVGHVWTDKKEGLFRELGTGPNGEKSDKSDISPLITPVYTQRAWFFPVTASVEDLTVLYGIPKVEIQGIEFYFTSGQPARPWLYPALKYVEENLANEIVKRNVSEAIRKGLK
- a CDS encoding DUF6096 family protein; translation: MNNVINMPNTKPVTFGGLNLQLRLDGRSILSIEKRLDKSLMGLFIGGNGGFKLPPTNELLIVIQGANKTSGVTDERIVEAFEKHLDEGKSVLEIQEIVQELLEDSGFFGKKKEVTPTDGESVDEVNLESTPLEQEESSLL